The Halopseudomonas sabulinigri genome window below encodes:
- a CDS encoding alpha/beta fold hydrolase has protein sequence MILLHGLARTSDSMASMQAALEQAGYQVVNLDYPSRHYTVDQLGELAVPPAIEACPTDSQLHFVSHSLGGIVLRHYLQQHPLPRLGNVVMLGPPNQGSEIVDTLREVPGFAWLNGPAGLELGTTEQDLPGQLEQPDFSLGIIAGTQSINLLLSTLLPNPDDGKVSVESTKVAGMADHISLPVTHPLMMRDEQVITQTLHFLRYGHFVHPPTALHGEQNQHR, from the coding sequence GTGATCTTGCTGCATGGGCTGGCCCGCACCAGCGACTCCATGGCCAGCATGCAGGCAGCGCTTGAGCAGGCCGGTTATCAGGTGGTCAATCTCGACTATCCCTCCCGCCACTATACCGTCGATCAGCTCGGCGAGCTGGCCGTGCCTCCCGCCATCGAGGCCTGTCCCACCGATAGCCAACTGCACTTTGTCAGCCATTCACTGGGCGGCATCGTGCTGCGCCACTACCTGCAGCAACACCCGTTGCCGCGCCTGGGCAACGTGGTAATGCTGGGGCCGCCAAACCAGGGTAGCGAGATAGTCGACACCCTGCGTGAAGTGCCCGGCTTCGCCTGGCTCAACGGGCCGGCTGGCCTCGAGCTGGGCACCACAGAGCAGGATCTGCCCGGTCAACTGGAACAGCCGGATTTCAGCCTCGGCATCATTGCCGGCACCCAGAGTATCAACCTGCTGCTATCTACCCTGTTGCCCAACCCGGATGACGGCAAGGTTTCGGTAGAGAGCACCAAGGTGGCAGGCATGGCCGACCACATCAGCCTGCCGGTTACCCACCCACTGATGATGCGCGATGAGCAGGTCATAACGCAGACCCTGCACTTTCTGCGCTACGGGCACTTTGTGCATCCGCCGACGGCCTTGCATGGGGAGCAGAATCAGCACCGCTGA
- a CDS encoding phosphatase PAP2 family protein, producing the protein MLIDTLTDLALMLLSIVLLYLSLFSYARRRQPHWHRSLQERRAVIVLLLTLVVVAIRVSKAVLGGHTSEFDIALLEYIHQHTSAAAVSAFSWITLTGSSRFLTPLGVLLCAALLLARQYREALLLPLSMISAALLVYAIKLAVARERPALWATDWYWGYSFPSGHTMGTAACATALALCAAQLWPASRRYALCLAGVWIGLVAASRLVLGVHWPTDVLVAACLGIVLPILIRLTAGTVKPAAARTENS; encoded by the coding sequence ATGCTGATCGACACCCTGACCGACCTTGCCCTGATGCTGCTCAGCATCGTCCTGTTGTATTTGAGCCTGTTCAGCTATGCCCGGCGGCGTCAGCCACATTGGCACCGCTCGCTGCAGGAGCGCAGGGCCGTGATCGTGCTGTTGCTGACGCTCGTGGTGGTGGCGATCAGAGTGAGCAAGGCGGTGTTGGGTGGGCATACCAGCGAATTTGATATCGCCCTGCTGGAGTACATTCACCAGCACACTTCAGCCGCCGCCGTCAGCGCTTTCAGCTGGATTACGCTGACCGGGTCGTCGCGGTTTCTTACCCCGCTTGGTGTGCTGCTCTGCGCTGCCCTGCTGTTGGCACGTCAGTACCGCGAAGCCCTGCTGCTGCCGCTGTCGATGATCAGCGCCGCGCTACTGGTTTACGCCATCAAACTGGCCGTGGCGCGCGAGCGACCGGCGTTGTGGGCTACCGACTGGTACTGGGGTTACAGCTTCCCCAGCGGACACACCATGGGCACCGCCGCCTGTGCCACCGCGCTGGCGCTTTGCGCCGCCCAGCTCTGGCCGGCCAGCCGTCGCTATGCACTGTGCTTGGCGGGAGTGTGGATAGGCCTGGTCGCCGCTTCTCGCCTGGTGTTGGGCGTGCACTGGCCAACCGACGTGCTGGTGGCGGCGTGCCTAGGCATTGTGCTGCCCATACTGATTCGGTTGACCGCAGGTACCGTCAAACCAGCTGCCGCCCGGACGGAAAACTCCTGA
- a CDS encoding GGDEF domain-containing protein: MTIYSKSAMTRILAGRSKRHQLLISLTLMMLLVFGASLFGILTRPYGFLAALWPANALLLGLMLRVPRLQHPAGWLLALLAYMAPDLLTGGEPLLAFALALTNLVFVAAGVLLYRLFAPEPPALATPASVLQLLLVCIAAAFFSMLSGMTLVRWCAPEWFASGLWHMAGFWFTSELVNGIVILPMMLTRAERRVSPGRAVGQDRLGHALPALALMVSVLMAVILNGPGSIGIPVPALLWCALHYSTRATVFFTAATSLVLMSTISGDLQGLEQSEASLDVIISARLGIALVALGPLTVACINSARNELLQRFEYLANHDHLTAVLDRGGFFARGQHLLGSANSARAPVAVMVLDIDHFKSVNDRYGHAAGDEVLRRFAQTIDATLRKNDVFGRTGGEEFAVILEGINRDSALGLAERMLSEVARQDTPVAENQTLRVTVSIGLAWHAQAPLNELDSLLAEADRALYRAKAGGRNRVELAELA; encoded by the coding sequence ATGACGATCTATAGCAAAAGCGCAATGACACGGATTCTGGCGGGCCGGAGCAAACGTCACCAGCTACTGATCAGTTTGACGCTGATGATGTTGCTGGTATTTGGCGCCTCGCTGTTCGGTATCCTCACCCGGCCCTACGGATTTCTCGCGGCGCTCTGGCCTGCCAATGCATTATTGCTTGGGCTGATGTTACGGGTACCGCGCTTGCAACACCCGGCGGGGTGGCTGCTGGCTCTGCTGGCGTACATGGCCCCGGATCTGTTGACCGGTGGCGAGCCGCTGCTGGCTTTTGCATTGGCGCTGACCAATCTGGTCTTTGTGGCGGCTGGCGTGCTGTTGTACCGCCTGTTCGCACCCGAGCCTCCTGCGCTGGCGACCCCGGCCTCGGTGTTGCAACTGCTGCTGGTATGCATCGCCGCAGCTTTTTTCAGCATGCTGTCGGGGATGACGTTGGTGCGCTGGTGCGCACCGGAGTGGTTTGCCAGTGGCCTGTGGCATATGGCGGGGTTCTGGTTTACCTCCGAACTGGTCAACGGCATTGTGATTCTGCCGATGATGCTGACGCGTGCCGAGCGCCGTGTCAGCCCAGGCAGGGCGGTGGGTCAGGATAGGCTTGGCCATGCACTACCTGCTTTGGCACTTATGGTGTCAGTGCTCATGGCCGTGATACTGAATGGCCCCGGCTCGATTGGCATCCCGGTGCCGGCGCTGCTCTGGTGTGCGCTGCACTACTCGACCCGGGCCACGGTCTTTTTCACCGCCGCCACCAGCCTGGTGCTGATGTCGACCATCAGCGGTGATCTGCAAGGACTGGAACAGTCGGAAGCCAGCCTGGATGTGATTATCTCCGCCCGCCTGGGTATAGCGCTGGTTGCCCTGGGCCCCCTGACGGTGGCCTGTATCAACAGTGCCCGGAACGAATTGCTGCAGCGGTTTGAGTACCTCGCCAATCATGACCACCTGACAGCGGTGCTGGACCGCGGCGGCTTTTTCGCTCGGGGTCAGCATCTGCTGGGCAGTGCCAACAGTGCCCGCGCGCCGGTGGCCGTGATGGTGCTGGATATCGACCATTTCAAATCGGTCAACGACCGTTACGGGCATGCTGCGGGCGACGAGGTATTGCGCAGGTTTGCCCAGACCATAGACGCAACCCTGCGCAAGAACGATGTCTTTGGCCGTACCGGGGGCGAGGAGTTTGCGGTGATCCTTGAGGGTATCAACCGCGACAGCGCCCTCGGTCTGGCAGAGCGCATGCTCAGCGAGGTCGCACGTCAGGACACCCCGGTGGCAGAGAATCAGACCCTGCGTGTGACCGTCAGCATTGGTCTGGCGTGGCATGCGCAGGCCCCGCTGAACGAGCTGGATAGCCTGCTGGCGGAGGCCGATCGCGCGCTATATCGCGCCAAGGCGGGTGGCCGCAACCGGGTTGAGCTGGCGGAACTGGCTTAG
- a CDS encoding diguanylate cyclase domain-containing protein — protein MHNTPQPAPPTNALDLLLDAVCMVNAEGTFVHVSAASERVFGYPAAELVGRRVLDLVHPDDVAITKATADRVLRGEQVTHFTNRYRRKNGQFAHIMWSARWSEQDQLRIAVARDITAQKRAESMREAVYAISEAASSGDDLTLLFRQIHQIVQRLLPVRLFSIALYNHESGQLDFPYCQPENQADEAALPSPTSLSQRILHSGQPLLLVPPQPDHNNAPAAAENWLGVPLQVQNTLFGAVLLRGDAAGPYYNSEDLELLQYVSAQIAAAIQRAQLQARLQFQSHYDHLTGLPNRALLMDRLNVALARAQREEQGLALLYLDLDNFKQVNDSLGHDVGDLLLQQASRRLSDCVRDCDTVARMGGDEFVILLESVQSEAASAIVAGKICTALRQPFQVGLHQLHSNVSVGVALFPQHADDAHHLLRQADQAMYRAKQEGGSSTRTAQCSAPQASPQPSA, from the coding sequence ATGCATAACACGCCCCAGCCGGCACCACCGACCAATGCACTGGACTTGCTGCTGGACGCGGTTTGCATGGTCAATGCCGAGGGCACCTTCGTACACGTTAGCGCCGCCAGCGAGCGAGTGTTCGGCTATCCTGCCGCCGAACTGGTCGGCCGCAGAGTGCTCGACCTCGTTCACCCTGACGACGTAGCCATTACCAAAGCGACGGCAGATCGAGTATTGCGGGGCGAACAGGTAACCCACTTCACCAACCGCTACCGACGCAAGAACGGCCAGTTTGCCCACATCATGTGGTCAGCCCGTTGGTCGGAGCAGGATCAGCTGCGCATTGCCGTGGCCCGCGACATCACCGCACAAAAGCGCGCCGAAAGCATGCGCGAGGCGGTGTACGCCATTTCCGAGGCGGCCAGTTCCGGCGACGACCTGACGCTGCTCTTCCGGCAGATCCATCAGATCGTGCAGCGTTTATTGCCCGTGCGGCTGTTCAGTATTGCGCTGTACAACCACGAATCAGGGCAGCTGGATTTCCCCTATTGCCAGCCGGAAAACCAGGCCGACGAAGCCGCCCTCCCGTCACCGACCAGCTTGAGCCAGCGCATTCTGCATAGCGGCCAGCCACTGCTGCTGGTGCCGCCGCAGCCCGATCATAACAATGCCCCGGCCGCTGCCGAGAACTGGCTTGGCGTGCCCTTGCAGGTGCAAAACACGCTGTTTGGTGCCGTGCTGTTACGCGGGGATGCGGCAGGCCCGTACTACAACAGCGAGGACCTTGAGCTATTGCAGTACGTCTCCGCACAGATTGCCGCCGCCATTCAGCGGGCGCAGTTGCAGGCACGCCTGCAATTCCAGTCGCACTACGACCATCTGACCGGCCTGCCCAATCGCGCCCTATTGATGGACCGGTTGAATGTTGCCTTGGCCCGCGCCCAGCGCGAAGAGCAAGGTCTGGCATTGCTTTATCTCGACCTGGACAACTTCAAGCAGGTGAACGACAGCCTTGGCCACGACGTTGGCGACCTGCTGCTGCAGCAAGCCTCGAGGCGCCTGAGCGACTGTGTGCGCGACTGCGACACGGTTGCCCGCATGGGCGGCGATGAATTTGTCATATTACTGGAGAGTGTGCAGAGCGAAGCTGCTAGTGCCATAGTCGCAGGCAAGATCTGCACCGCGCTGCGCCAACCCTTCCAGGTCGGCCTACATCAGCTGCACAGCAACGTCAGCGTGGGCGTTGCACTCTTCCCTCAGCATGCCGACGACGCTCATCATTTGCTGCGCCAGGCAGATCAAGCCATGTATCGCGCCAAGCAGGAGGGCGGCAGCAGCACTCGTACCGCCCAGTGCAGCGCGCCCCAGGCCAGCCCCCAACCCAGCGCCTGA
- a CDS encoding diacylglycerol/lipid kinase family protein: MPQTTTAAPATPSLPLLRGNETFYIVLNTGSGKHQGNEVEDSISSVLSAAGREFKLIKVNGGEGLIEAARQAVALAKANQGVVVAAGGDGTLNAVSNVVLGTGLPFAILPQGTFNYFGRTYGVSQDTETATRCLLDAVIEPVQVGMLNDKVFLVNASLGLYPTLLEDREAYKQRYGRSRWVALWSAMVTLFRAHRKLSVTLDFEGNTRKLRTQTIVVGNNALQLEHIGVHKEVELQRDHLVAMTAKPLSTLALYGLVARGLLSRMGEADNLISFGFKKMTVRLGPARRRIKVAMDGEIFWLRAPLEFRVPETALPLLVPRDDSQRERA, encoded by the coding sequence ATGCCGCAAACCACTACCGCCGCACCTGCAACCCCCTCCTTGCCCTTACTGCGCGGGAACGAGACCTTCTACATCGTGCTCAACACCGGCTCAGGCAAACATCAGGGCAACGAGGTGGAAGACAGCATCAGCAGTGTGCTGAGTGCAGCCGGGCGCGAGTTCAAACTGATCAAGGTGAATGGCGGCGAAGGCCTGATCGAAGCAGCCAGGCAGGCAGTGGCGCTGGCAAAAGCCAACCAGGGCGTGGTGGTTGCGGCTGGCGGCGATGGCACCCTGAACGCAGTGAGCAATGTGGTACTGGGCACCGGCTTGCCGTTCGCCATTCTGCCGCAGGGCACCTTCAACTATTTTGGCCGCACCTACGGTGTTTCCCAGGATACCGAGACCGCTACCCGCTGCCTGCTGGACGCGGTCATCGAGCCGGTGCAGGTCGGTATGCTCAACGACAAGGTATTTTTGGTTAACGCCAGCCTGGGGCTGTATCCAACCCTGCTGGAGGATCGCGAGGCTTACAAACAGCGCTACGGTCGCAGCCGTTGGGTGGCGCTCTGGTCTGCGATGGTGACCTTGTTTCGTGCCCATCGAAAACTGTCGGTTACGCTGGATTTTGAGGGCAACACACGCAAGCTGCGGACCCAGACCATTGTCGTCGGCAATAACGCCCTGCAGCTCGAACACATTGGCGTGCACAAGGAAGTCGAACTACAGCGCGACCACCTGGTCGCCATGACTGCCAAGCCGCTGAGTACCCTGGCCCTCTATGGGCTGGTCGCCAGAGGGTTGCTCAGCCGCATGGGTGAGGCAGACAACCTGATCAGCTTTGGCTTCAAGAAAATGACCGTACGCCTGGGCCCGGCCCGGCGCCGTATCAAGGTCGCCATGGACGGGGAGATTTTCTGGCTGCGCGCACCGCTGGAGTTTCGCGTACCCGAGACAGCCCTGCCCTTACTGGTGCCCCGCGACGACAGCCAACGGGAGCGCGCATGA
- a CDS encoding metallophosphoesterase family protein, with amino-acid sequence MTCLLHISDPHFGTEQSGVPAALLRLAQQHRPEHVLLSGDITQRARPSQFAAARAFVDQLPAPVLTVPGNHDIPLIIHLFTRLFHPYRNYTREFGSDLEPVLETEQLLVVGVNSTKPARHKNGEVTEQQIARVAARLKQAKPGQLRIVMQHHPVRAIEESDQSNLLIGRAQAIPEWVDAGMDLLLAGHIHLPYIRPLSGKHSPRTGWTAQAGTAVSQRVRGSIPNSVNLIRHECHQGLHECSVERWDYDAEQDAFALFSETDLALHRSD; translated from the coding sequence ATGACGTGTTTACTGCATATCTCCGACCCGCATTTCGGTACCGAGCAATCCGGCGTTCCCGCCGCGCTACTGCGCCTGGCGCAGCAACATCGGCCGGAACATGTTCTGCTCAGCGGCGACATCACCCAACGCGCGCGGCCGAGCCAGTTTGCCGCCGCCCGCGCCTTTGTCGACCAGCTCCCGGCGCCGGTACTGACGGTGCCCGGCAACCATGACATACCGCTGATCATCCACCTGTTTACCCGCCTGTTTCACCCTTACCGCAACTATACCCGCGAGTTTGGCAGCGATCTGGAACCGGTGCTGGAGACCGAGCAACTGCTGGTGGTCGGCGTCAACTCCACCAAGCCGGCGCGCCACAAAAACGGCGAGGTTACCGAGCAGCAGATCGCCCGCGTCGCCGCGCGACTCAAGCAAGCCAAGCCGGGACAGCTGCGCATCGTGATGCAGCATCACCCGGTTCGCGCGATTGAGGAGTCCGACCAGTCGAACCTGCTGATTGGCCGGGCGCAGGCGATACCCGAATGGGTCGATGCCGGTATGGATCTGTTGCTGGCCGGGCATATTCACCTGCCTTACATTCGCCCGCTGAGCGGCAAGCACAGCCCACGCACCGGCTGGACAGCGCAGGCGGGCACCGCGGTGTCGCAGCGCGTACGCGGCAGCATTCCCAATTCGGTCAATCTGATTCGCCATGAATGCCACCAGGGCCTGCACGAGTGCAGCGTAGAACGCTGGGACTACGACGCCGAGCAGGATGCCTTTGCACTGTTCAGCGAGACCGATCTGGCGCTGCACCGGAGCGATTGA
- a CDS encoding extensin-like domain-containing protein yields the protein MRLFRSGFSAFLCLLLLLGLFALLQPWWQLPPEWDPREPLRLDDRMTPITRWKLQRLQDNPAQCLALLETAGAQALQHTPLKDYTPVAGCPLSNVVRVQRTSIGFNAPFTLTCPVTASWLMFERQRLQPLAEQHLGSPLARIEHFGTFACRNIYHRENARRSEHASAAAFDVAGFTTRSGVQVSVLRDWNNEKAANKSQFLHEAHAAACDYFGTVLGPDYNAPHANHFHLDNRNFGFCR from the coding sequence TTGCGCCTGTTCCGCTCCGGATTCTCCGCGTTTCTCTGCCTGCTGCTGTTGCTCGGCCTGTTTGCGCTGTTGCAGCCCTGGTGGCAGCTGCCGCCCGAATGGGACCCGCGCGAACCACTGCGCCTGGATGACCGCATGACGCCGATTACCCGCTGGAAGTTGCAACGCCTGCAGGACAATCCAGCGCAATGTCTGGCGCTACTGGAAACCGCTGGGGCGCAGGCGCTGCAGCACACGCCCTTGAAAGACTACACACCCGTCGCTGGCTGCCCGCTGAGCAACGTGGTACGCGTGCAACGCACCAGCATCGGCTTCAATGCGCCCTTCACCCTCACCTGTCCGGTCACGGCCAGTTGGCTGATGTTCGAGCGCCAGCGCCTGCAACCGCTCGCCGAACAGCATTTGGGCTCGCCGCTGGCGCGCATCGAGCACTTTGGCACCTTTGCCTGCCGCAACATCTACCACCGCGAAAACGCCCGGCGCAGCGAGCATGCCAGCGCCGCCGCCTTTGACGTCGCCGGCTTTACTACCCGTAGCGGCGTGCAGGTGAGCGTGCTGCGCGACTGGAACAACGAAAAAGCCGCCAATAAATCGCAGTTTCTGCACGAGGCGCACGCCGCCGCCTGCGACTACTTCGGCACCGTGCTGGGCCCGGATTACAACGCGCCGCACGCCAACCATTTTCATCTGGATAACCGTAACTTCGGTTTCTGCCGCTAG
- a CDS encoding sulfite exporter TauE/SafE family protein, which translates to MSDLSLYQLILIGLIFVWSGFVRSGLGFGGAVLSLPFLLLVDNDPLVFLPLIAAHLLIFSSLTIFMNNRQRSPQADGAAPESTVDWRYLRRMLGIMIVPKLIGVLGLLTLPASVMSVIIFCIVGAYSISYILNRPFRSNSKVVDTLFLMLGGYVSGTSLIGAPLIIAVAAQHVAKEKLRDTLFALWFILVAIKMAAFIYAGVDLQLIHHLWLLPCVTVGHFIGLRFHDHMLKGETSRFFRMLGITLLLISCIGLWQIVAE; encoded by the coding sequence ATGTCTGACCTCTCGTTGTACCAGCTCATTCTGATCGGTCTGATTTTCGTCTGGAGCGGCTTTGTACGTTCGGGGCTGGGCTTTGGTGGCGCGGTGCTGTCGCTGCCCTTCTTGCTACTGGTCGACAACGACCCGCTGGTGTTCTTGCCGCTGATTGCCGCGCATCTGCTGATCTTCTCGTCACTGACGATTTTCATGAACAACCGCCAGCGCTCACCGCAAGCCGATGGCGCGGCGCCTGAAAGCACGGTGGACTGGCGCTACCTGCGGCGCATGCTGGGCATCATGATCGTGCCCAAGCTGATCGGCGTACTCGGGCTGCTGACACTGCCGGCCAGCGTGATGAGCGTGATCATTTTCTGCATCGTCGGCGCCTACTCAATTTCCTACATCCTCAACCGGCCCTTTCGCAGCAACAGCAAGGTGGTCGATACGCTGTTTCTGATGCTCGGCGGTTATGTCAGCGGCACCTCGCTGATTGGCGCGCCGCTGATTATCGCGGTCGCGGCGCAGCACGTAGCCAAGGAAAAACTGCGCGATACGCTATTCGCACTCTGGTTCATTCTGGTCGCCATCAAGATGGCCGCATTTATCTACGCCGGGGTCGACCTGCAGCTCATCCATCATCTGTGGTTGCTGCCCTGTGTCACCGTCGGGCACTTCATCGGCCTGCGCTTTCATGACCATATGCTCAAGGGTGAGACCAGCCGGTTTTTCCGCATGCTGGGCATCACCCTGTTGCTGATCAGTTGCATTGGTCTGTGGCAGATAGTCGCTGAGTGA
- a CDS encoding glutathione S-transferase family protein: protein MTTLTLYTNTQSRGRIAHWMLEETGASYDTVWVDYGPPMKSPEYLAINPMGKVPALVHGEAVVTECAAICAYLGDRFPANHLAPAIDDPRRATYLRWLFFAAGPLEAAVTARSFGWQIPEGRNQTAGFGSYTDTLNALEGALQQGPWLCGEQFTAADVYIASQLGWGMMFDTIEKRSVFQRYVERAYARPANIASDRLNGA from the coding sequence ATGACCACCCTCACCCTGTACACCAACACCCAGTCGCGTGGCCGCATCGCCCACTGGATGCTGGAAGAAACCGGCGCCAGCTACGATACCGTCTGGGTCGACTACGGCCCACCGATGAAAAGCCCCGAATATCTGGCCATCAACCCGATGGGCAAGGTGCCGGCCCTGGTGCATGGCGAGGCGGTAGTGACCGAATGCGCGGCTATCTGCGCCTACCTGGGCGACCGCTTCCCGGCGAACCACCTGGCGCCGGCGATCGACGACCCACGCCGCGCCACCTATTTGCGCTGGCTGTTCTTTGCCGCCGGGCCGCTGGAAGCTGCCGTTACCGCCCGCTCCTTTGGCTGGCAGATACCGGAAGGCCGCAACCAGACGGCCGGCTTTGGCAGCTATACCGATACGCTGAACGCGTTGGAAGGCGCGCTACAACAAGGCCCCTGGCTGTGCGGCGAGCAGTTCACCGCCGCGGACGTGTACATCGCCTCGCAGCTCGGCTGGGGCATGATGTTCGACACCATCGAGAAGCGCTCGGTATTCCAGCGCTACGTCGAGCGCGCTTATGCACGGCCCGCCAACATTGCCTCCGACCGACTGAACGGCGCCTAA
- the gtfA gene encoding sucrose phosphorylase, producing the protein MSLRNAVQLICYPNRIGNNLKDLHATLDKHLGDAIGGVHILPFFPSNADGGFSPLTHKEVDPEFGDWGDIERLAARYDLCCDLTVNHISDESTEFLDFIDKGFASKHAELFVHVDRFGEITPDDLAKIHIRKEKEPFREVTFADGSKGRVWCTFTEQQIDLNYESPLTYELMEDYIRFLTERGVKLLRLDAFGYTTKRIGSSCFLVEPDVYRILEWINEVALRHGAECLPEVHDHTSFQYAIARRNMHPYGFALPPLMLYSLLDANSTYLKNWLRMCPRNMVTVLDTHDGICIPDVEGVLPEDRIKGLIDNINERSADPILRRSAAKVNSVGAIYQLTCTFYDALMQNDDAYIAARAIQFFCPGIPQVYYVGLLAGCNDEELMHQTGELRDINRHYYSLWEVDEAIEQPVVQRLLKLMRFRSNYPAFDGRFELNYSNDSSVAMAWRHGEHYCHLTVDLRFKTARIRYLDEHDLSEQSMEC; encoded by the coding sequence GTGTCGCTGCGCAACGCCGTTCAACTGATCTGTTATCCCAATCGGATTGGCAACAACCTCAAGGATCTGCACGCTACCCTCGACAAGCACTTGGGGGATGCCATTGGCGGCGTGCACATACTGCCGTTTTTCCCCTCTAACGCCGACGGCGGTTTCTCTCCGCTGACGCACAAGGAGGTCGATCCGGAGTTCGGTGACTGGGGCGATATCGAGCGCCTGGCTGCACGCTACGACCTGTGCTGCGACCTCACCGTCAATCATATTTCCGACGAGTCGACCGAGTTTCTCGATTTCATCGACAAGGGCTTTGCATCAAAGCATGCAGAGCTGTTTGTGCATGTGGATCGCTTCGGTGAAATCACCCCGGACGACCTGGCGAAAATCCACATTCGCAAGGAGAAGGAGCCCTTTCGCGAGGTCACCTTTGCCGACGGCAGCAAAGGCCGTGTGTGGTGTACCTTCACCGAGCAGCAGATTGATCTGAATTACGAGTCGCCGCTGACCTACGAGTTGATGGAAGACTACATCCGCTTTCTCACCGAGCGTGGGGTAAAACTGCTGCGGTTGGACGCCTTCGGCTATACCACCAAGCGCATCGGCAGCAGCTGCTTTCTGGTTGAGCCGGACGTCTACCGCATTCTTGAATGGATCAACGAGGTGGCGCTGCGCCATGGTGCAGAGTGCCTGCCCGAGGTGCACGATCACACCAGTTTTCAATACGCGATCGCGCGGCGCAACATGCACCCCTACGGTTTTGCCCTGCCGCCGCTGATGCTGTATTCACTGCTGGATGCCAACAGTACCTACCTGAAGAACTGGCTGCGCATGTGTCCGCGCAACATGGTCACCGTGCTGGATACCCACGACGGTATCTGCATACCGGATGTCGAGGGCGTATTACCGGAGGACAGGATCAAGGGGCTGATCGATAACATCAACGAGCGCAGCGCCGATCCGATCCTGCGTCGCTCAGCGGCCAAGGTGAACAGCGTTGGCGCTATCTACCAACTGACTTGCACCTTCTACGACGCCCTGATGCAGAACGACGATGCGTACATCGCCGCCAGGGCTATCCAGTTTTTCTGCCCCGGCATTCCGCAGGTCTACTACGTGGGGCTGCTGGCCGGTTGCAACGACGAGGAGCTGATGCACCAGACCGGCGAGCTGCGCGACATCAATCGGCACTACTACAGCCTGTGGGAAGTGGACGAGGCGATCGAGCAGCCAGTGGTGCAGCGGCTGTTGAAACTGATGCGCTTTCGCAGCAACTACCCCGCCTTTGATGGCCGCTTCGAGTTGAATTACTCGAATGACAGCAGCGTCGCCATGGCTTGGCGCCACGGCGAGCACTACTGTCATCTCACCGTAGACCTGCGCTTCAAGACCGCGCGCATCCGTTATCTGGATGAGCACGATCTGAGCGAGCAGAGCATGGAGTGTTGA